The following coding sequences are from one Venturia canescens isolate UGA chromosome 5, ASM1945775v1, whole genome shotgun sequence window:
- the LOC122410422 gene encoding UDP-glucose 4-epimerase-like, which translates to MANSPWNVLVTGGAGYIGSHTVLELIGEGFQVVVIDNLGNAYKGTESDKPESLRRVEKLTNKTVAFEECDITDKSSITKVFQKYKFQCVIHFAALKAVGESCEKPLEYYKTNVGGTLNLLEAMRDNNVKNFIYSSSATVYGDPAKLPITEDMPTGNCTNPYGKTKYMVEEILKDLCSSDKSWSVISLRYFNPVGAHLSGELGEDPSGIPNNLMPFIAQVAVGKRELLQVYGNDYDTPDGTGVRDYIHITDLALGHVKAIVYQKSRGANGFNPINLGTGKGNSVLEVIHAFEKASGKVIPFKIVARRPGDISASYADASLAKKELDWTATKTMDDMCADTWNWQQKNPNGFKPKVN; encoded by the exons ATGGCAAATAGTCCATGGAATGTACTGGTGACGGGGGGTGCTGGTTATATCGGTTCTCATACCGTTTTGGAACTTATCGGAGAAGGCTTTCAGGTGGTGGTCATTGATAATCTGGGCAATGCTTATAAAG GAACTGAAAGCGATAAGCCAGAATCTCTGAGGAGAGTGGAAAAGCTCACAAACAAAACTGTAGCATTTGAAGAATGTGATATAACGGACAAAAGTTCAATTACCAAAGTATTTCAAAAG TACAAATTCCAATGTGTCATACACTTTGCTGCACTCAAGGCCGTTGGCGAATCATGcgagaaacctctcgaatatTACAAGACGAATGTTGGTGGTACGCTGAATTTATTAGAGGCAATGAGAGAcaacaatgttaaaaatttcatatacTCGAGCAGCGCAACTGTCTATGGTGATCCTGCAAAATTGCCTATCACTGAAGACATGCCAACGGGAAATTGCACAAATCCCTATGGAAAAACCAAATACATGGTCGAAGAAATACTCAAGGATCTCTGCAGTTCGGATAAg TCGTGGTCTGTGATATCCCTAAGATACTTTAATCCAGTTGGGGCTCATCTGTCAGGGGAATTGGGAGAGGATCCCAGTGGTATTCCCAACAATCTGATGCCTTTCATAGCTCAGGTTGCTGTTGGAAAGAGAGAATTGCTGCAAGTTTACGGCAATGATTACGACACGCCTGATGGAACTG GCGTTCGAGATTACATTCACATAACAGATCTCGCTCTCGGGCACGTGAAAGCGatagtttatcaaaaatctcGAGGCGCGAATGGCTTCAATCCTATAAATTTGGGAACAGGGAAAGGAAATTCGGTTCTCGAAGTGATACACGCTTTTGAAAAAGCCTCGGGAAAAGTGATCCCGTTCAAAATAGTGGCTCGTCGTCCAGGCGATATTTCTGCCAGTTACGCAGACGCAAGTTTAGCGAAAAAAGAACTCGACTGGACGGCTACAAAAACCATGGATGATATGT gcGCCGATACTTGGAATTGGCAACAAAAAAATCCTAACGGCTTCAAACCTAAAGTAAATTga